A section of the Primulina eburnea isolate SZY01 chromosome 1, ASM2296580v1, whole genome shotgun sequence genome encodes:
- the LOC140840073 gene encoding autophagy-related protein 101-like isoform X2, with the protein MNCEVCQLKELEVEHFEICEVLRCILHTVLFHRALGLVRPKDVDLELFEITYVQCGDMEVERKIDEKIDQFIDRVEKHPNKKNQICLSFYEVKNKQATWFTNKVERLHWEQWYINLNVAQHAKGHSETVAEARGARRTALEASLRDVLFQIIRFVNDKKDHVPPIPNLEGVSFPYEITISRYLKPSIKLLSYVLPSLSSSDSAFGMDMFKRMLQTGHPTMLS; encoded by the exons ATGAATTGCGAAGTTTGCCAGCTCAAAGAACTC GAAGTTGAGCATTTCGAGATATGTGAAGTTCTACGTT GCATTCTACACACTGTGTTGTTCCATCGAGCTTTAGGCCTAGTGCGGCCTAAAGATGTTGATTTGGAGCTTTTTGAGATTACATAT GTGCAATGTGGTGATATGGaggttgagagaaaaattgatGAGAAGATCGACCAGTTCATTGATAGGGTGGAGAAGCACCCAAACAAGAAAAATCAG ATATGTTTGTCCTTCTATGAAGTCAAAAACAAACAGGCCACATGGTTCACTAACAAAGTTGAACGCCTCCACTGGGAACAGTGGTACATCAATTTGAATGTTGCACAACACGCTAAAGGGCATTCTG AAACTGTGGCGGAGGCAAGGGGTGCTCGGCGCACTGCATTGGAAGCTTCTCTTCGTGATGTTCTGTTTCAGATAATTAGGTTTGTCAATGATAAGAAGGATCATGTTCCTCCAATACCAAACCTTGAAGGTGTTTCATTTCCGTATGAAATTACCATCTCAAG GTACCTGAAGCCAAGTATAAAGCTGCTTAGTTATGTACTGCCTTCTCTTAGTTCATCAGATTCTGCATTTGGGATGGACATGTTCAAGAGGATGCTCCAAACTGGGCATCCTACAATGCTCAGTTGA
- the LOC140840073 gene encoding autophagy-related protein 101-like isoform X1, translated as MNCEVCQLKELEVEHFEICEVLRCILHTVLFHRALGLVRPKDVDLELFEITYVQCGDMEVERKIDEKIDQFIDRVEKHPNKKNQICLSFYEVKNKQATWFTNKVERLHWEQWYINLNVAQHAKGHSGKSHYSKIVVDPGETVAEARGARRTALEASLRDVLFQIIRFVNDKKDHVPPIPNLEGVSFPYEITISRYLKPSIKLLSYVLPSLSSSDSAFGMDMFKRMLQTGHPTMLS; from the exons ATGAATTGCGAAGTTTGCCAGCTCAAAGAACTC GAAGTTGAGCATTTCGAGATATGTGAAGTTCTACGTT GCATTCTACACACTGTGTTGTTCCATCGAGCTTTAGGCCTAGTGCGGCCTAAAGATGTTGATTTGGAGCTTTTTGAGATTACATAT GTGCAATGTGGTGATATGGaggttgagagaaaaattgatGAGAAGATCGACCAGTTCATTGATAGGGTGGAGAAGCACCCAAACAAGAAAAATCAG ATATGTTTGTCCTTCTATGAAGTCAAAAACAAACAGGCCACATGGTTCACTAACAAAGTTGAACGCCTCCACTGGGAACAGTGGTACATCAATTTGAATGTTGCACAACACGCTAAAGGGCATTCTGGCAAGTCTCATTATTCAAAAATAGTAGTTGATCCTGGAG AAACTGTGGCGGAGGCAAGGGGTGCTCGGCGCACTGCATTGGAAGCTTCTCTTCGTGATGTTCTGTTTCAGATAATTAGGTTTGTCAATGATAAGAAGGATCATGTTCCTCCAATACCAAACCTTGAAGGTGTTTCATTTCCGTATGAAATTACCATCTCAAG GTACCTGAAGCCAAGTATAAAGCTGCTTAGTTATGTACTGCCTTCTCTTAGTTCATCAGATTCTGCATTTGGGATGGACATGTTCAAGAGGATGCTCCAAACTGGGCATCCTACAATGCTCAGTTGA
- the LOC140840073 gene encoding autophagy-related protein 101-like isoform X3, producing MNCEVCQLKELEVEHFEICEVLRCILHTVLFHRALGLVRPKDVDLELFEITYVQCGDMEVERKIDEKIDQFIDRVEKHPNKKNQICLSFYEVKNKQATWFTNKVERLHWEQWYINLNVAQHAKGHSGKSHYSKIVVDPGETVAEARGARRTALEASLRDVLFQIIRFVNDKKDHVPPIPNLEGVSFPYEITISSSSDSAFGMDMFKRMLQTGHPTMLS from the exons ATGAATTGCGAAGTTTGCCAGCTCAAAGAACTC GAAGTTGAGCATTTCGAGATATGTGAAGTTCTACGTT GCATTCTACACACTGTGTTGTTCCATCGAGCTTTAGGCCTAGTGCGGCCTAAAGATGTTGATTTGGAGCTTTTTGAGATTACATAT GTGCAATGTGGTGATATGGaggttgagagaaaaattgatGAGAAGATCGACCAGTTCATTGATAGGGTGGAGAAGCACCCAAACAAGAAAAATCAG ATATGTTTGTCCTTCTATGAAGTCAAAAACAAACAGGCCACATGGTTCACTAACAAAGTTGAACGCCTCCACTGGGAACAGTGGTACATCAATTTGAATGTTGCACAACACGCTAAAGGGCATTCTGGCAAGTCTCATTATTCAAAAATAGTAGTTGATCCTGGAG AAACTGTGGCGGAGGCAAGGGGTGCTCGGCGCACTGCATTGGAAGCTTCTCTTCGTGATGTTCTGTTTCAGATAATTAGGTTTGTCAATGATAAGAAGGATCATGTTCCTCCAATACCAAACCTTGAAGGTGTTTCATTTCCGTATGAAATTACCATCTCAAG TTCATCAGATTCTGCATTTGGGATGGACATGTTCAAGAGGATGCTCCAAACTGGGCATCCTACAATGCTCAGTTGA